A stretch of Malus sylvestris chromosome 11, drMalSylv7.2, whole genome shotgun sequence DNA encodes these proteins:
- the LOC126589410 gene encoding protein PMR5-like, with product MAPFCSQSIGSCLALLCLVFVQSHSAIIYSMKNHHHHNFHHHRTAPMFQTNQSNCALFAGTWVQDDSYPMYQSSQCPLIIDPEFNCQMYGRPDSDYLKYRWRPLNCELPRFNGLEFLLKMKGKTVMFVGDSLGRNQWESLVCLIYSANPQTQTQMVKGDPLSTFSFLDYGLTLQFYKAPYLVDIEMYQGKRVLRLEDISENSKVWRNADVLSFNTGHWWSHKGGLQGWDYMESGGYYYQDMDRLAALEKGMKTWANWIDSNIDTTRTRVFFLSISPTHYDPNEWNGGATPTTTKNCYGETAPMKVSGVTYPGTTYPDQMRVMDSVIRGMRNPPSLLDITMLSELRKDGHPSIYSGDLSPQQRANPDRSADCSHWCLPGLPDTWNQLFYTTLFF from the exons ATGGCTCCTTTCTGCTCCCAATCTATTGGTTCATGCTTAGCTCTTTTGTGCTTAGTTTTTGTTCAATCCCACTCTGCCATAATATACAGCATGaagaaccaccaccaccacaacttcCACCATCACAGAACAGCTCCGATGTTCCAAACCAACCAATCCAATTGCGCATTGTTTGCAGGCACTTGGGTCCAAGACGACTCCTACCCAATGTACCAATCTTCCCAGTGCCCCTTAATCATCGACCCTGAATTCAACTGCCAAATGTACGGCCGCCCGGACTCCGATTACCTCAAGTACAGATGGAGACCCCTCAACTGTGAGCTCCCAAG GTTCAATGGGCTTGAGTTTCTGCTCAAAATGAAAGGGAAAACAGTGATGTTTGTAGGGGATTCACTTGGGAGGAATCAATGGGAGTCTTTGGTTTGCCTGATTTACTCTGCAAATCCACAAACCCAGACTCAAATGGTCAAAGGAGACCCACTCTCAACATTCAGTTTCCTG GACTACGGCTTGACACTGCAATTTTACAAAGCTCCGTACCTGGTCGACATAGAAATGTATCAAGGGAAGAGAGTTCTGAGGCTGGAGGACATTTCGGAGAACAGCAAGGTGTGGCGGAACGCCGACGTGCTGTCGTTTAACACCGGTCATTGGTGGAGCCACAAAGGAGGTCTCCAAGG GTGGGATTACATGGAATCAGGAGGGTATTATTACCAAGATATGGACCGTTTAGCTGCTTTGGAGAAAGGGATGAAAACATGGGCGAATTGGATTGACTCGAACATCGACACCACAAGGACCagagttttcttcctctctattTCTCCCACACACTATga CCCAAATGAATGGAATGGGGGTGCAACTCCTACAACCACCAAGAACTGCTATGGAGAAACAGCACCAATGAAAGTGAGCGGAGTAACTTATCCCGGGACTACTTATCCAGACCAAATGAGAGTGATGGACAGTGTGATCCGGGGCATGAGAAATCCCCCGTCTTTGCTGGACATCACAATGCTTTCAGAGCTGAGAAAAGATGGGCACCCATCAATCTACAGTGGTGATTTGAGCCCTCAGCAGAGAGCCAATCCTGACCGTTCAGCAGATTGCAGCCATTGGTGCCTTCCTGGACTGCCAGACACTTGGAACCAACTCTTTTACACAACTTTGTTcttctaa
- the LOC126589415 gene encoding uncharacterized protein LOC126589415: METCVRINLSRLIDGLCGCGSELTVVWNCKLELPKGTDASLHQLLGLSGMSKQPWHAFIVFFRCPSDLHTGARDISCRVLIVELKRRLSEATDVSSHQFAKHFWLEDDAPLKEDDGTPG, encoded by the exons ATGGAAACATGTGTGCGGATAAATCTTTCGAG ACTCATTGATGGCCTTTGTGGATGCGGCAGCGAGCTAACTGTGGTGTGGAACTGTAAACTAGAATTACCCAAGGGAACAGATGCTAGCTTGCATCAATTACTGGGCCTGTCTGGCATGAGTAAACAGCCGTGGCATGCTTTTATAGTTTTCTTCCGATGTCCTAGTGATCTTCACACTGGTGCAAGAGATATATCATGTAG AGTCCTTATTGTGGAACTTAAGAGGCGATTGTCTGAGGCAACGGATGTTAGCTCACATCAATTTGCTAAGCATTTTTGGCTTGAAGATGATGCACCTCTAAAGGAAGATGATGGAACCCCAGGATGA
- the LOC126589406 gene encoding uncharacterized protein LOC126589406, protein MAVMELEEPKKRKRRTHNRRKLLVGAQVEVRSVEAGFQGSWHPGIVIACNNQGHRQVQYEHLLCDDESGNLVDVVSVSPILDGIGSFTGNGSNYRGCIRPTPPHIQPGEWDLPYGLCVDVFHEDGWWEGVIFDHEDGSEERRIFFPDLGDELNARIDTIRITHDWDEVTENWKRRGTWVLLELLEKYDNERYIAVSVKQIWYDVREKKGFENVKEWTSPMRHLWEELVLEVIDDNISITVDELLGVLDKSGCLSLETQVELESAHLSSDANMNCKENMVDSSAIVPVHNPLYRDPLVGHEDTFKNVMNCVLNCNAEFIDEQDVDGGLSINPDSACAQQVHEKSYMAKLISAAGDDIPDMNSLECSNIFFQNKEVSVLPQVLSAFPSNLDGNSCVNSGIRNGGIRSFNSRSKSTLNWLPFDPQAIYCPDSVDEYLNKRSNFKVTAVRQHLQYLGWKMEFAIDKGCYRYRYLCPDGGEYEYSLFQVCKKLKKPKRDTPSISEDATQGLHCSEEQTLLIEQPQESHHPSYCPQMSGSSYHEEFIYKPEYCHEAVVEYYNHAMAKGPKKKVRKMVSKAKKHLSAVGWVFLYASRKSKNLCYKSPKGVVHFTLYSACKSCMDGDFVERPAECMYVIEEDEGQSTRNRICSTASNLVNHEGLVPSKTLSKNWSRDAVSMSQASNLVEIGNVKVHGSRKCPKKRKYGPTELIGDEKLRCLKDQCANPPKLKRRKGSGALDGLRDELGGSQPTRVLRSSKRVQEATSSHKNPRNVLSWLIDNNMVSPREKVNYRSTKDSHPMKQGKITREGIRCSCCTDVYTLSSFGHHAGCSNHRPYANIFLEDGRSLLDCQVQIMHERRERNFRKQPHDRMKGNWRRGENDYICTVCHFGGDLILCDQCPSSFHKKCLGLKAVPDGDWFCSSCRCGICGQMNFKEEKESIVDDNCVLTCGQCEHKYHKGCLRKRGAEENESDPQGNWYCSKSCKKISFNLNERLGKQIPVGDDNLSWSLLKFNKCDTHATDEHDTDDALTECYSKLNVALDVMHECFVPVKEPLTRRDLVEDVIFSRGSDLNRLNFRGFYTVLLERNDELITAATVRIFGDKVAEVPLVATRFRYRRLGMCRILMDELEKMLMELGVERLVLPAVPSVLNTWTTSFGFSKMTPSERLKFLDYTFLDFQGTIMCQKLLMKNAPAEARPLKRTVLDLYGDICGSRDNTDADMSITVSEVYQPEPIEDGRIACQGVENAAGNKSRPCAGESNPEFSSVEDADCNKVSRKYYKQYKRRRISTKGIQVMLNHLTLHDQNKCGQLCSV, encoded by the exons ATGGCGGTCATGGAGCTCGAAGAGCCCAAAAAACGAAAACGCAGGACTCACAATCGACGAAAGCTTCTCGTTGGTGCCCAAGTTGAG GTGAGGAGTGTAGAAGCTGGGTTTCAGGGGTCATGGCACCCCGGGATTGTCATTGCATGCAATAATCAAGGTCATCGTCAAGTTCAATACGAACATCTTCTATGTGACGATGAGTCTGGTAATCTGGTTGATGTTGTGTCTGTTTCACCCATTTTGGATGGCATTGGTTCATTCACTGGGAACGGGAGTAACTATCGCGGGTGTATAAGGCCAACGCCACCTCACATTCAGCCAGGGGAATGGGACCTTCCCTATGGACTCTGTGTGGATGTGTTTCATGAGGACGGTTGGTGGGAAGGTGTCATCTTCGATCATGAAGATGGTTCGGAGGAGAGAAGGATCTTCTTCCCGGATTTGGGTGATGAATTAAATGCTCGGATTGACACTATCCGAATTACTCATGACTGGGATGAGGTTACTGAGAATTGGAAGCGACGCGGTACTTGGGTGTTACTTGAGTTGCTTGAGAAATATGATAACGAGAGGTACATTGCTGTTTCTGTGAAGCAAATTTGGTATGATGTGCGAGAAAAAAAGGGATTTGAGAATGTCAAGGAGTGGACTTCTCCAATGAGACATCTGTGGGAAGAGTTGGTGTTGGAGGTCATTGATGATAACATAAGCATCACAGTTGATGAACTATTAGGTGTTTTAGACAAGTCAGGATGCTTGTCACTAGAAACCCAGGTAGAATTGGAGTCAGCTCATTTGTCCTCTGATGCTAATATGAATTGTAAAGAAAATATGGTTGACTCTTCAGCTATTGTACCTGTCCACAACCCGCTGTATAGAGATCCATTAGTTGGTCATGAAGATACTTTCAAGAATGTAATGAACTGTGTACTGAACTGCAATGCTGAGTTTATTGATGAACAAGATGTAGATGGGGGTTTGTCTATTAATCCAGACTCTGCCTGCGCGCAGCAGGTTCACGAGAAATCTTATATGGCTAAATTGATCTCTGCGGCAGGGGATGACATACCAGATATGAATAGTTTGGAGTGCTCAAATATATTTTTCCAAAATAAAGAAGTGTCTGTTCTACCTCAGGTTTTGTCAGCATTTCCTTCTAATCTTGATGGGAATTCTTGTGTCAATTCTGGTATCAGAAATGGTGGAATTCGTAGTTTTAATTCCAGAAGCAAAAGTACCCTTAATTGGCTACCTTTCGACCCTCAAGCTATATATTGCCCTGACTCTGTTGACGAATATTTGAATAAGCGTTCTAATTTCAAAGTGACAGCTGTTAGGCAGCATCTTCAATATTTGGGGTGGAAAATGGAATTTGCAATCGATAAGGGCTGCTACAGATACCGGTACTTGTGTCCTGACGGAGGAGAATACGAGTACTCTCTTTTTCAAGTGTGTAAGAAGTTGAAGAAACCCAAGAGAGATACACCTTCAATCTCTGAAGATGCAACCCAGGGTTTGCATTGTTCAGAAGAACAGACTCTTCTCATTGAACAACCACAAGAGAGTCATCATCCTAGTTATTGTCCTCAGATGTCAGGGTCTTCTTACCACGAAGAATTTATTTACAAACCTGAATATTGCCACGAAGCAGTTGTGGAATATTATAACCATGCAATGGCCAAGGGACCGAAGAAGAAAGTACGAAAAATGGTATCAAAAGCAAAGAAGCACCTCTCAGCTGTTGGGTGGGTGTTCTTGTACGCAAGTAGAAAGTCAAAGAACTTGTGCTACAAATCACCCAAGGGAGTGGTGCATTTTACACTTTATAGTGCATGCAAAAGCTGTATGGATGGAGATTTTGTAGAGAGACCTGCTGAATGCATGTATGTCATTGAGGAAGACGAGGGCCAGTCCACTAGAAACAGAATATGCTCTACAGCAAGTAATTTGGTTAATCATGAAGGCTTGGTACCATCGAAAACACTGTCCAAAAATTGGTCTAGAGATGCTGTTAGCATGTCACAGGCAAGTAATCTTGTGGAGATTGGTAATGTGAAAGTTCATGGTAGTAGAAAATGcccaaaaaagagaaaatatggACCAACAGAGTTAATAGGTGATGAAAAACTAAGATGTCTAAAGGATCAATGTGCCAACCCTCCAAAGTTGAAAAGGAGAAAGGGATCTGGAGCTTTGGATGGGTTAAGAGATGAACTGGGTGGTAGTCAGCCAACTCGTGTGCTCAGGTCAAGCAAACGGGTGCAGGAAGCAACCTCCTCACACAAGAATCCTCGCAATGTCTTATCTTGGTTGATAGACAATAACATGGTTTCTCCAAGGGAAAAAGTAAATTATCGGAGCACAAAGGATAGTCATCCAATGAAACAAGGGAAGATAACTCGTGAGGGGATCAGGTGCAGCTGTTGCACAGATGTGTATACTCTTAGTTCCTTCGGGCATCACGCTGGCTGTAGTAACCACAGACCTTATGCCAATATTTTCTTGGAAGATGGTAGGTCTCTCTTAGATTGCCAGGTGCAAATTATGCATGAAAGAAGGGAGAGGAACTTCCGGAAACAACCACATGATAGGATGAAGGGCAATTGGCGCCGAGGTGAGAACGATTACATTTGCACTGTGTGTCACTTTGGTGGTGACCTAATTTTATGTGATCAATGTCCATCATCATTTCACAAGAAATGCCTTGGCTTGAAG GCTGTTCCAGACGGTGACTGGTTCTGTTCATCTTGTCGTTGTGGAATTTGTGGCCAAATGAACTTTAAAGAAGAGAAAGAGTCTATTGTGGACGATAATTGTGTTCTCACCTGTGGTCAATGCGAGCATAAAT ATCACAAAGGGTGCCTGAGAAAAAGAGGTGCAGAAGAAAACGAAAGTGATCCACAAGGAAACTGGTATTGCAGCAAAAGCTGTAAAAAG ATATCTTTCAACCTCAACGAGCGTTTAGGAAAACAAATTCCAGTGGGTGATGACAATCTATCTTGGTCACTGTTGAAGTTCAATAAGTGTGATACCCATGCTACCGATGAACATGATACTGATGATGCCTTGACGGAGTGTTATAGCAAGCTTAATGTTGCTCTTGATGTGATGCATGAGTGTTTTGTGCCTGTTAAGGAACCTCTTACCAGGAGAGATCTTGTAGAAGATGTCATCTTCAGTAGAGG GTCAGATCTTAATCGCCTGAACTTCCGAGGGTTCTATACTGTGCTTTTGGAGAGAAATGATGAATTAATCACTGCGGCTACTGTAAG GATTTTCGGAGACAAAGTGGCAGAAGTACCTCTTGTTGCTACCAGATTTCGATATCGTCGGCTTGGAATGTGTCGTATATTAATGGATGAGCTTGAAAAG ATGCTTATGGAATTAGGTGTGGAGAGATTGGTTTTGCCCGCCGTACCAAGTGTGCTAAACACATGGACTACATCATTTGGGTTCTCAAAGATGACACCTTCCGAGAGGCTAAAGTTTCTGGATTATACTTTCCTTGATTTTCAGGGTACCATTATGTGTCAGAAGCTGTTAATGAAGAATGCTCCAGCTGAAGCAAGGCCATTAAAAA GAACCGTGCTTGATCTTTACGGTGATATCTGTGGAAGTCGTGATAATACTGACGCTGATATGTCCATTACCGTCTCTGAAGTGTATCAACCAGAACCAATTGAGGATGGCAGAATTGCGTGCCAAGGAGTAGA AAACGCTGCAGGTAATAAAAGTAGACCATGCGCGGGTGAAAGCAATCCAGAATTTTCCTCCGTCGAGGATGCGGACTGCAACAAAGTATCTCGTAAGTACTACAAGCAGTACAAGCGGAGGAGGATATCAACCAAAGGAATCCAAGTTATGCTAAATCACCTCACGCTACATGATCAAAATAAATGTGGTCAGCTGTGCAGTGTCTAG